The Halictus rubicundus isolate RS-2024b chromosome 3, iyHalRubi1_principal, whole genome shotgun sequence genome includes a region encoding these proteins:
- the LOC143352388 gene encoding odorant receptor 13a-like isoform X2 codes for MRFRSTISQSIKYGLRIVGVWPGTPFPGLLLMLIFHMGCHIEILCDAMTKIASSKDEKHLRFVAVRHQELILFAERIEELFTFISLAQLMANTIVLCCLGYLVVIGVQNGSDFSELVKFAFCYVAICIEIFICCFAGEYLNGKNDMIVETAYKMSWYDLQPSTSRQVMLLLLRSQKGFQLTFGKFSALSLDTFTSIMKASASYMSVFLAMS; via the exons ATGAGATTTCGAAGTACAATTAGCCAATCGATTAAGTATGGACTTCGTATCGTTGGTGTCTGGCCTGGCACACCGTTTCCAG GTCTTCTTTTAATGCTG ATATTTCATATGGGATGTCATATTGAAATATTATGCGACGCAATGACAAAAATTGCATCTTCTAAAGACGAGAAGCATTTACGATTCGTTGCTGTGAGACATCAAGAACTCATCCTGTTTGCGGAGCGAATTGAAGAACTCTTTACATTCATATCTTTGGCTCAACTTATGGCGAACACAATAGTTTTATGCTGTCTAGGATATCTTGTTGTAATA GGGGTTCAAAATGGAAGCGATTTTTCAGAACTGGTGAAGTTTGCTTTTTGCTACGTTGCGATTTGCATAGAAATATTCATATGTTGCTTCGCTGGAGAGTACCTCAACGGTAAG AACGACATGATTGTTGAAACAGCATACAAAATGTCGTGGTACGACTTGCAGCCTTCAACGAGTCGACAAGTTATGCTCTTACTTTTAAGATCCCAGAAAGGATTCCAGTTGACTTTCGGAAAATTCTCAGCCCTTAGTTTGGACACCTTTACCTCG ATTATGAAAGCGTCGGCGTCTTACATGTCAGTATTTCTTGCGATGTCTTAA
- the LOC143352388 gene encoding odorant receptor 82a-like isoform X1, producing the protein MRFRSTISQSIKYGLRIVGVWPGTPFPGFRKFLWILFTVVPLFYQYMYVIRHFRSQELPQLFDCLAVIFTYILMLVKLIVVSMNHGVLRDMLTSMEEDCVKYFVDDSKNLISNAANLCQVVTRTLVIVYVGNTVFYAATSLAAPYSNDTMPRRLLMSMDLPFDTVESPNYELVVALQTISFMSISYVYSILTGLLLMLIFHMGCHIEILCDAMTKIASSKDEKHLRFVAVRHQELILFAERIEELFTFISLAQLMANTIVLCCLGYLVVIGVQNGSDFSELVKFAFCYVAICIEIFICCFAGEYLNGKNDMIVETAYKMSWYDLQPSTSRQVMLLLLRSQKGFQLTFGKFSALSLDTFTSIMKASASYMSVFLAMS; encoded by the exons ATGAGATTTCGAAGTACAATTAGCCAATCGATTAAGTATGGACTTCGTATCGTTGGTGTCTGGCCTGGCACACCGTTTCCAGGTTTTCGTAAATTCCTTTGGATCTTGTTCACAGTTGTACCCCTATTTTATCAGTATATGTACGTGATTAGGCATTTCCGTTCTCAAGAGCTCCCACAACTATTTGACTGTCTCGCTGTAATTTTCACGTATATTTTAATGCTTGTTAAATTAATTGTTGTGTCGATGAATCATGG TGTGTTGCGCGACATGTTAACATCTATGGAGGAGGATTGTGTTAAATATTTTGTCGACGATTCAAAGAATTTGATATCGAATGCAGCGAACCTTTGTCAAGTTGTAACGAGGACACTTGTTATTGTGTATGTGGGGAATACAGTTTTTTATGCAGCTACTAGTCTCGCAGCTCCATATTCTAACGATACTATGCCTCGACGTCTTCTTATGAGCATGGATTTGCCTTTCGATACCGTCGAATCGCCAAATTATGAGCTCGTGGTGGCTCTACAAACTATTAGCTTTATGTCGATATCGTATGTGTATAGTATTCTTACAGGTCTTCTTTTAATGCTG ATATTTCATATGGGATGTCATATTGAAATATTATGCGACGCAATGACAAAAATTGCATCTTCTAAAGACGAGAAGCATTTACGATTCGTTGCTGTGAGACATCAAGAACTCATCCTGTTTGCGGAGCGAATTGAAGAACTCTTTACATTCATATCTTTGGCTCAACTTATGGCGAACACAATAGTTTTATGCTGTCTAGGATATCTTGTTGTAATA GGGGTTCAAAATGGAAGCGATTTTTCAGAACTGGTGAAGTTTGCTTTTTGCTACGTTGCGATTTGCATAGAAATATTCATATGTTGCTTCGCTGGAGAGTACCTCAACGGTAAG AACGACATGATTGTTGAAACAGCATACAAAATGTCGTGGTACGACTTGCAGCCTTCAACGAGTCGACAAGTTATGCTCTTACTTTTAAGATCCCAGAAAGGATTCCAGTTGACTTTCGGAAAATTCTCAGCCCTTAGTTTGGACACCTTTACCTCG ATTATGAAAGCGTCGGCGTCTTACATGTCAGTATTTCTTGCGATGTCTTAA